The stretch of DNA GCAGCCTTTCGTTAAAAGAAAAACAAGACCTCCTCTTGGACGTTCAAGTGCAAAGGGAAAATGGCACAGAAACTTCCAAAGTTTCTATGACGGCTAAAGCCGAACCAAGTCAAAATCCCTTAAGCAGTTATGATTACGTTGCTAATATTGAAGGTCTGAATCCGTATTCGTTGGGAACGACTATAGGTGTCCTGGATTCTTCGCCGTTAAAGGCTTTAGGAATGAAAACTGGTGACACTATCACCTCGATCAACGGACAGAAAGTCACTTTCTGGCGTCAACTTGATGCCGTTCTTGCCGCTCAAAACGCCAAAGAACCTCTCAGCCTTGAGGTTATGGGCAAGCGCGAAAACGAGCCCTCGAATAAACCGATGACAGTGACTATGGCGGCTTTATCTAGCATTCCAAGTTATTCACTTAAAAACTTGGGCCTAGAAAGTTCCGAGCTTTACCTAAGCAAAGTGATGGACGATTCTCCGGCACAGGCTGCGGGGTTGCTTGCCGGGGACCGCTTGTTAGCAATTAACGGAGCGCCGTTAGCGAAATGGGAAGACGTCATCAATAGCATTAAAACTTCAGACGGAAAAAATCCGGCAAAGATCACGGTTTTACGCGATGGCAAAAATATTGATCTTGAGATCACCCCTAAGATGACCAAACAAATGCTGCCAACCGGAGTGGAAGAAAAACGTTACACCATCGGTATCGCTCCGATTGTTAATATTGCTCCTTCAGAAACAATGACCGTGTATGCCGATGGAATCGGTGCAGCGTTAGTGCGCGGAGTGCAAAAAACTTGGGAAGTATCCGTCATGACGGTGATGAGCTTTGTTCGCTTATTCCAAGGACAAATCTCTCCAAAAAATGTAGGTGGCGTGATCTCTATCGGTCAAGCGGCCAGCGAAACCTTCAAGATCGGCATTAATCCGTTCTTACAGATGATGGCAATTATTTCCGTGAATCTTTTTGTTCTAAATCTTTTGCCGATTCCTGTTCTTGACGGCGGACACTTAGTATTTTACGTCATCGAAATGGTCAAAGGAGCCCCGCTAAGCTTACGCAAAATGGAAATGGCTCAACAAGTGGGTTTAGCAATTCTTATGAGTTTAATGATTTTTGCTCTGTTTAATGATTTCACCCGACTTCTTGGTTTATGAAGGTTCTTGCATTAGAAACAAGTACGCTTGTTGGGGGCGCAGCCCTCATTATTGATGGAAAAGTTGTCGCAGAAGAAACTTCTTTGCGACAAAAAACTCATAGCGAGAACATCAATCCGTTTGTCGACTTTTGTCTAGCCAAAGCCGGATTGACCCTTGAAGACATTGATCTTTTTGCCATAGGCCAAGGTCCAGGCAGTTTTACGGGAATTCGCGTTGCCGCTAATGCCGGAAAAACTTTTTCTTACAGCTATAACAAACCTTTAGTCACCATTGATTCGCTGATGCTGATGGCGGCTCAAGCCAAGCCTCAGTCCAAAAAAGTTGTAAGCATGATCAATGCTTACAAGAATATGGTGTACATCGGAATCTTTGACGTCAGCGGTGAAGAACCGACGTATTTGAAGGGTCCTGAAGCCATTCCCGTTCGCAATTTGAAGGACTATATCCAAGAAGATTGCGTCGTTGTTGGCGATGGTTGGGACGCTTATCAAGAGTATTTTCCCGATGAACTTCGTCAAAAATTGCATCGCCAAACCGATCTGCCCGATCATCCCTTGGCAAAAACTTTGGGTCTGATGGCGGAAGCCCGTGGCCTTAAGGGACTAACTTTAGACTGGAAATCGTTTATTCCCCTTTATATTCGCGCATCTGAAGCCGAAGAGACAAAAAAAGGAATTTTAATCTCTCCGCTGAAGTAAATAAGGGCTGCACCATGGAACGCGATCTTCACAAAATGTATCTAGATTCAATCGAGAAACAATCAACCTCAGCAAGCGCTGCAGGTGTCCCAAAATTGTGGGTGGTCGGCTCTGGTAAAGGTGGCGTTGGTAAAACGTTCGTGTCTTCCTCGCTTGGTATTACACTTTCTAAGCTAGGTCACTCGGTGGTAATTCTTGATTTAGATTTAAGCGGTGCCAACATTCATACTTCGTTGGGGTTGAATCCTTCACATATGAACATTCGCCATTTCTTTGAAGGCGTTAAATCTCTTCAAGAACTTGTCATCCCGACCCACATGCCACGCATGTCCTATATCCAAGGCTTCTGGGATTCTTGGACACCGACTGATTTCTCGTTTTCGCAAATTCATACTCTTCTGCCGGAAATCAAAAAATTGCGCGCTGACTATGTCATCGTCGATTTAGGGGCCGGCGCTTTGGAAGCACACTTGGAACTTTTTAAAGCCGCGGACGAAAAATTCCTAGTTACTACTCCAGAACCGACAAGCTTAGAAAAAACTTATCGCTTTATCGAAGCTTTCGTTTGTCATTCACTCAAAGAAAATGCGACTCCGGATGCCTTTGGACAAATGATTTCCACTTTAAGAAATCACCGTCAAAGAACTTTGGAAAAGCCTTTTTCATTCCGCTCGTACCTCAAAGAGCAAACGGGCTTGAACTATGACTTCTTTGAAGCTCTTTCAAGCCGCCCCGTTCGTTTGATCATGAACTCGGCTCGCAGCCAAACCAACATTGACTTGGGTCATTCGGTAAAGAGCGTCTGCAATAAGTACTACGACCTTAGTATTGATTATGCTGGCGCCATCGAATACGACAATGCGGTGTGGCAGTCAGTGCGTGCGAGAGAACACGTCTTAGAAGCCCAACCGTTCACGGCTCTTGCGGGACAATTTTTAGGAACATGCAAACAACTTATTGATCCTGAAGAGCTTCGCGCCGTAGTATAGAACTACGATGCAAGCGACGTCTCGATATAACTATTACGAAGTCCTGGAATTAGCTGCCAATGCTCCTCAACATGAGGTGACGACAGCCTATGAGCGCGCGCGTGTCACTTATTCTGGCGAAAATCCGGCGATCTATACTATTTTCTCTGAACACGAAGCCCGCGAGCTTTTAAGTGTGATCGAAGAAGCCTATCAAGTTCTTGGAAATAAAATTCTGCGTAATATTTATGATCAACGTTTGTTAAGTGGTCGTGCTTCATTGAATGACCTGACTTACGCTTCTATCGTCGAAGCAAGCAAACAAGCTTTTCCCGAACCTAAGCCTGAAAAAACCGCAGCCGCACCTTACAAGAAAGATGAAGCCTTTGAAAAAGAAATGGCCTCTCGTGAAGATTGGAACGGCGAATGGCTTAAGAAAGTTCGCGAATACAAACAAATCTCTACCCAACGCATGAGTGAAATTACGAAAGTAAATTCTTATTACGTAACTGCTATCGAGAATATGAATCCCGAAAATCTTCCGGCGATTGTTTTCGTTCGTGGATATGTTGTACAGATTGCCAAGGCCCTAGGACTTAACGATAAAATCGTCGCTGATTCCTATATGAAAAACTTCAAGAACGGTCTTGAAAAACGCTAACTCCTCCGAAAAATTGATATTTACTGCCAGCGAAGATATGCATGGTCTTCGCCTGGATAAAGCTTTGTCCTTGCGCCAAGAAATCGGAACAAGATCCCGCGCCGGACATCTTATTGACTCTTCACTAGTCACCGTTAATGGCAAGTCAGCTAAATCTTCCCTGGCTTTAAAAGCTGGCGACCGAGTGGAGGTCGCAATGCCTGCCCCTACTCCGACTGAGCTTCAACCTTATGATCTTAAATTAGATGTTTTGTTTGAAGATCAAGATTTGATCGTCATCAATAAGCCTGCGGGTCTTGTGGTTCATCCGGCAGCCGGGCATGCCCATGATACTCTAGTTAATGCGTTGATATCTCATACCGATGATCTTTCGATGAAATTTGGTGAGGAACGTCCGGGCATCGTGCATCGTCTAGATAAAGAAACCAGCGGCGTCATTGTCATTGCAAAAAATGACTCCACTCACGAAGCATTAACCGCCCAATTTAAAGAGCGCAGTACTCACCGCGTTTATTTTGCTGTCTGCATCGGAACAGCTCGAAATTTCAGCGGCGTCTTTAAAAGTTTTTTAGCTCGCCACCCCATTGATAGAAAAAGATACGCGTCTGTTCCGGGCCCTGATCGCAAACCCCTTCAAGATAAAGATCACCCGCCAGAGATTGGAAAATGGGCCGTCACTCATTATGAAGTGCTTAATCGCAAAAGTGGTTTAAGTTACTTAAAACTTAAATTAGAAACCGGAAGGACCCACCAAATACGAGTGCATTTGTCAGAAAACGGTCTTTCGATTGCCGGCGACACTTTGTACGGGGCTGATAAAAAAATTCGTTCTATCGAAGCTAAGGCCGTCCAAGAAGATGTCAAAAAACTTCCTCGCTTTCTACTTCACGCCGCAGAATTGGGGTTTACTCATCCCCGCACACAAGAGAGAATGTCTTTCCAACAGGACTGGCCTGAAGATATTCAAGCTTTATTGAAAAAATGGGGATTGCGGTGAATTTGACCGAAACAGCTTGGGGCTATGAACTTAAGACCGAAGAAATTACGATTTTGTTTGGAGCGATGAAAGCACAAACGGCGGATTTGCGTAAAGCTTTTCCCGATTTAAAACTGACTCGTCTTAAACAAATTCATAGCGACGCCATTCTAGAAACTCATCCTTTATCTCCGGACTATGAAATTCTAGGGGATGCCCATTGGACTAAAGCAAAAAATCTGGCCTTAGGGGTTATCACCGCCGACTGTGTTCCTGTTTTTTTATTTGATTCAAAAACTAAAATTATCGCTGGCATTCATGCAGGCTGGCGCGGGGTTGCATCAAAAATTATTCCCAAAACAATTGAAAAATTGTCGGCACAATCAAGCGCACCCCAAGACCTGCAAGTTTTTATCGGGCCTCATATCCAAAAAAACAGTTTTGAAATTGGAATTGATGTGCGCGATCAGATTCTTTCAAGTTTAGGACCTTTAAGCCCCGACGAGCGCCATGAATACTTTGATGATATCTCTAAAGACAAAGTTCTTTTGGATCTGCACAAAGTCGTTCTGACCCAATTAAATCAATCCGGAGTTTCACCGGAAAACACACACAGCCTTTATATCGACACGGTAAAAGATTCGCGATTTCATTCATATCGCCGTGACAAGGAAAAAGCCGGCCGCCAAGTCAGCTTCATTTGCCGCACATCATGATCCTGCCTCAAGAATTTTATTTTCAAGACACCAAGACAGTCGCCAAAGCCCTGCTGGGAAAAATCTTGCACCTCAAGATCGGTGATCACGAACAGAAAGCTCGCATCGTTGAAACCGAAGCCTATCTGGGAGTCGACGATCCTGCCTGTCACACCTTTGGCGGTAAAAACACCTCAAGGGTCCAATCCATGTATTTAGATGGCGGCCATTCCTATGTTTACCTTATTTATGGCATGTACCATTGTCTGAATGTGGTCACCCGCACCACTGAATTTCCTGAAGCTGTTCTAATCCGAGGGGTTCAGCCCCTCGAGGCCATTCCTCATTTAATGAAGAAGAAAGACTATAAGACCAATGGCCCGGGAAAACTTTGTAAATACTATGGCATTACTAAGGACCATGATGGTCTTCGTCTGTGGAAGAAAAACTCTGATTTGTTTATTGGCGAAGATGAACATGAAGTGAAAAAAAGTATGATCGTTTCTTCACCCCGTATAGGCGTGGATTACGCTGGGGAAGCGGCGAACTGGCCATTACGTTATCATTTAAAAAATAATTTATTCGTATCTCGTCCTTAGCCTCAATGAAGGACTAGTAAAATTTTACGGCTGACCTTTTCGTTAATTCATTGTAATATAAAAACATGAAAGATCGAATTCCTCGGAATCTGGCCGCTATTAGAATTGAAGAGGGTGAGCGCCTAAACACGTTCACACACGCGGTGGCCGCGCTCTTTGCAATTCTAGGTTCTTTCATGCTTTTATATCTGGCAGCTTCAAAGCAAGATACCTGGAGATTATTTTCTTTTAGCATCTATGCTTTCACGACAGTCGGTCTTTATCTCATCTCGACTCTTTATCATGCGGCTCCTTATTCAAAAAAACATTTTTATCGCAAGTTAGATTACATCGGAATTTATCTAAAAATTGCCGGAAACTACACACCTTACGCGATTTTAGCTTTACGTGGAAATGTCGGTTGGATGGTTTTGGGAGTGGTGTGGACTTTAGCTATCGTCGGAATCATGTGGGAGATTTATTCTCCTCATAAAAAACGCCATCTTTCATTTTTTATTTACGGCGCCATGAGTGTAACCGTCTTGCCAGCACTTAAAAACCTGATGGATGCATTGCCACCTCTTGGATTTGCCATGGTGCTTGCGGGTTATGCGTCTTATGCGATCGGCTGTTATTTCTTTTTTAATGATGAGCGTATTAAACATGGTCACGGCATGTGGCACGTCTGCGTAATGGCGGGAACTTTATTCCAGTTCCTTTGCGTTTTATTCTATCTTACTTAGAACCGACTCACCTTGAGACATATTTCCGTTTAGGAATCATAAACTCTTTCAACGTTTTTTCCGAATAGTTAAGTATGTTAGGACGTTTAAAGGTCCCCTTCATTTTAACTTTCTTTTCAATGCTGCTTTCAAGCTGTTCGGATATCAATCCGGAAGTGTCTTGTATCGCTAGCTGCAATGAAGCAAAGACTTTTGAATATTCTCAGCATGATGGATCTTTGAACTTTAAAGGTATCTTCATGCAGAACTCTGAAGTTCATCTTTTCGAAGACGGCGTGGAAGTTCCAGTACAATCCACGTTCGGCACTAATACTTTAAAAATAGTACCGATCGCAAATGCTCCTCATCAGTTAAAGCCTTCCTCGATATATAAGGTTTTGGTGATGAATGCGAATGCTAACGGCACCTCGACATTTACATTACCGGCAAGCACATCTGCCACTACGCTTTCGGGCGACGTGACCGGAGATATTAGCAACAACAGTGTTCAACGAATTCGCGGTGTCCCTATTTCGGCAACGGCACCAACCTCTGGCGGATTTTTAAAATATGATGGGACATCTTGGAGCAGTTCGGCCATTTCAACCGCCGACATCACCGGACTTTCGACTTCGCTAAACTCATTGTCCACAAATATCTCCTCGAAGTTAAGTCTGTCTCAATTTCCTTCGTCCTGTTCGGCTAATTCGACTTTAACATTTTCTTCGCCAACGGGAAATTTCCTTTGTACAAATATTGCGATCACGGACTCGCAAGTTACTTATTCAAGTCAGACTGCGCGCACCTTTTTGGCGGCACCTTCAACCGCTAACGGAGCTCCAACATTCCGCGTTCTCACTGCTGCTGACCTGCCGTCGGGTCTGACTTCATCACAATGGACAACGACAGGATCAAATATCTCCTATATCACTGGTTCCGTCGGAATTGGCACAACGAATCCTTCGGCCACCTTAGACGTGACAGGCGCGTCTGCATTTGCTGGAAGGATCAATTCCACTCCGGTTTCTCCAAATTATACCGCTGAAATTTCCGTCGGCTTTGAGGATGCGAACAAACAGGGGCTCAGAATAATAAGTTTAGGCTCAGCAAGTTCAAATCCGTTTCGTTCAATTATTTACGGAAATTCCAATGGAACTCCAAGTGCAGGTGGTTATATCGACTTTGATACACCCACGAACACCATGCGTATCCGCCCCTCTGGAAGTTCGGGTGCCATCTCCATCGTCAACAGTTCCGATGTTGAACGCATTCGCATGATGCCAGCAGCTCCGGACAATGGAGAAATGATGACCGTGGTAGGCGCCATACGTTCCTACGCCTTTAACTACTCATCAGATGCGCGCTATAAAAGAAATATTTCTTCTGTGGAAAACTCTCTGGATAAGCTTTCGATGATTCGAGGGGTGACTTATGACTGGCGCCAAGACGAATTTCCAGAAAAGCATTTCAGCACTCGTCGACAAATTGGTTTGATCGCGCAAGAGGTAGAGAAGCAATTTCCGGAAGCCGTTTCTACTGATGAAAAAGGATATAAATCTGTGGGCTACGCAACACTGGTTGCTCCCATTATTGAGGCACTTAAGGAACTTCACTCAAATAAAGTCGAAAAAGTCGAGTTCGATAAACTAAAAAAAGAAAATGAAGAGCTCAAAGCTCGTTTAGACCGCTTGGAAAAAGCTTTGGACAAAAAGAATTAAGTTAGCCTCACTTATTAGTTGGCTTTCCCCCGACTAAATACGATTTCATTTTTATTTAACCTTAAGAAATCTCAGAAAAACTCCGATAAGTTCCTCATGGAAAGCTTCGGTACGATTAAGGGACGTTCATGCGCCGGCTTAGCCATTCTTTTAAGAATGGCTACGGCGTTGTGTATCCTGATTTTGTTACCGCTTTCTGCTCAATCAACTCCTCGAACATTAAGTTATCAAGGTCGCATCATTAAAACCGATGGAAGTCCTTTACGTCATTCTTCCGTTTCTTTCATTTTTAAAATTCTAAATCCATCTGGAACTTGCGTGATCTATCGCGAACAAATCAGTGGATTGGATATGAGTAACTCTAACGGTCTTTTTGACCTGGCCATTGGCTCTGGAGCCGTTGTCTATCCCACGACGGGAAGCTTTAATATCTTAGATGCTTTTAACAACTCCACCGCTTCTTATTCATGTGAAGGTGGCACGAACACTTACTCTCCGTCAGCAGGTGACAATCGCCGTTTGCGCGTTCAGTTCTGGGATGGGCTTGGATGGTCAGCACTCGAGTCTGACTTAGTCATTCGCACCGTGCCTTATGCCGCTTACGCAAATGCCGCTGAGCGCCTCGGAACTTATTTACCTTCAGAATTTGTTTTGAATTCCTCTGTTCCTAGTTGCGCCGTCGGGGAATATCTTTCGTTCAACAGTGGCACTTGGGCTTGCGTTCCGCTTGGATCAATGGGGTTGGGAACCGTGACTTCCATTACCGTGGGTACAGGTCTTACCGGTGGCACAATCACAACCACTGGATCCATTGGATTGGGTACTGAACTTGCTGGGGTTAATGCCTTGGCAACCACAGGTTTTGTTAGCCGCACAGGTCCAGGCGCGTATTCAACCTCGACATCGATCAATCTTACAAGTGACGTATCTGGAATCTTGCCGGTCGCTAATGGGGGTACAGGAGCAACGACCCTTGCTGCGGCATTAACGAACATCTTGCCGCCACAATCAGGCAACTCGGGTCGCATTTTACAAACCGACGGAACAACGGCGACTTGGGTTGTACCACCCGCAACCGGCATCACGGCCTTAACCGGAGAAGTCACGGCTTCTGGATCTGGATCAGTCGCTGCCACCATCACTGACGGCGCTGTTACCAGCGCAAAAATCCTAGACGGAACTATCGCGACCGCCGACATCGGTAACGGGCAAGTGACGGATGCTAAAATCGCAAGTCTTAGTATTGATAAAATCACTTCAGGGTCTGGAAAGTATTTAAGCTATCTGCCAAATAATGCGGCCTGTGCCGATGGTGAAGTCCTTAAATGGAATAACTCAAACTCACGCTGGATTTGCGGTACCGACAATGAAGGCGCCGGCGGCATTACAGCCCTTTCTGGTGATGTTAGCACGACAGGTTCAGGTGCAGTTACAGTGACTGTCGATAGAGTTAAAAATGTTCCCATCACTTTGACTTCACCAGCAACGGGTCAATACTTGAAATACAATAGTGGTTCTTGGGTGAATTCAGCTATTGCTATTAGCGACATAACTAATTTATCAACGCAATTAGCGGCAAAGATTGACTCATCACAAATGCCAGCAAACTGCTCTGCGGGTCAAACATTAACGTTTACCTCTGCCACCGGAACGTGGGCATGTTCGACAATCAGCGTTTCAGGTTCTAACTTTGCCTCTGCGACGGCCAATTACGTTTTAGCGGCACCAAATGGATCTGCAGGAGCGCCATCATTCCGCGCCCTCGTAGCAGCAGATTTACCTAACAGCGGTGCGACGGCAGGTACGTATACCAAAGTCACCGTCGATGCAAAAGGACGCGTCACGACAGGGGCCAGCCTTGCATCTTCTGATATCACGACGGCCTTAGGATACACGCCCGTCAACAAAGCTGGGGACACGGTGACTGGCGCTTTAACAGTCAATTCTACGTTGACTGCAGGCGCAGCCATTGTCATGGGCGGCAATACCGTGATCGACTCTGGTGGCGGATGGCATCGTACGTATGGAAACACGGGGTGGTACAACGGAACGCACGGTGGCGGTATCTATATGATAGATGCCACGTATGTCCGCGTTTACGGAAGCAAAGTATTCCACAGCGATAATACGATTCAAACCGGAACGGCGATGTATTCACCGGCTTATTACTATACTTCTGATAGACGCCTTAAAGAAAATATCGAAACTCTTAAGAATCCAATGGAAAAAACGTTGCAACTTCGCGGGGTCGCGTTTGATTGGAAAAGC from Bdellovibrio bacteriovorus encodes:
- the rseP gene encoding RIP metalloprotease RseP → MDIFSILHSGLSAIIPFIILLGILIFVHELGHFLVARWCGVRVEVFSLGFGKKIFKYKKGDTTYAISMIPLGGYVKMFGDQNADQIAEEDRKVSFTHKNVYQRIAIVLAGPLMNFFFAVLVFFAIALMGEEAKTPVVGDVTAASPAYVAGFRSGDKIISINQKPINTWEDIQRSLSLKEKQDLLLDVQVQRENGTETSKVSMTAKAEPSQNPLSSYDYVANIEGLNPYSLGTTIGVLDSSPLKALGMKTGDTITSINGQKVTFWRQLDAVLAAQNAKEPLSLEVMGKRENEPSNKPMTVTMAALSSIPSYSLKNLGLESSELYLSKVMDDSPAQAAGLLAGDRLLAINGAPLAKWEDVINSIKTSDGKNPAKITVLRDGKNIDLEITPKMTKQMLPTGVEEKRYTIGIAPIVNIAPSETMTVYADGIGAALVRGVQKTWEVSVMTVMSFVRLFQGQISPKNVGGVISIGQAASETFKIGINPFLQMMAIISVNLFVLNLLPIPVLDGGHLVFYVIEMVKGAPLSLRKMEMAQQVGLAILMSLMIFALFNDFTRLLGL
- the tsaB gene encoding tRNA (adenosine(37)-N6)-threonylcarbamoyltransferase complex dimerization subunit type 1 TsaB; the protein is MKVLALETSTLVGGAALIIDGKVVAEETSLRQKTHSENINPFVDFCLAKAGLTLEDIDLFAIGQGPGSFTGIRVAANAGKTFSYSYNKPLVTIDSLMLMAAQAKPQSKKVVSMINAYKNMVYIGIFDVSGEEPTYLKGPEAIPVRNLKDYIQEDCVVVGDGWDAYQEYFPDELRQKLHRQTDLPDHPLAKTLGLMAEARGLKGLTLDWKSFIPLYIRASEAEETKKGILISPLK
- a CDS encoding P-loop NTPase, with amino-acid sequence MERDLHKMYLDSIEKQSTSASAAGVPKLWVVGSGKGGVGKTFVSSSLGITLSKLGHSVVILDLDLSGANIHTSLGLNPSHMNIRHFFEGVKSLQELVIPTHMPRMSYIQGFWDSWTPTDFSFSQIHTLLPEIKKLRADYVIVDLGAGALEAHLELFKAADEKFLVTTPEPTSLEKTYRFIEAFVCHSLKENATPDAFGQMISTLRNHRQRTLEKPFSFRSYLKEQTGLNYDFFEALSSRPVRLIMNSARSQTNIDLGHSVKSVCNKYYDLSIDYAGAIEYDNAVWQSVRAREHVLEAQPFTALAGQFLGTCKQLIDPEELRAVV
- a CDS encoding helix-turn-helix domain-containing protein yields the protein MQATSRYNYYEVLELAANAPQHEVTTAYERARVTYSGENPAIYTIFSEHEARELLSVIEEAYQVLGNKILRNIYDQRLLSGRASLNDLTYASIVEASKQAFPEPKPEKTAAAPYKKDEAFEKEMASREDWNGEWLKKVREYKQISTQRMSEITKVNSYYVTAIENMNPENLPAIVFVRGYVVQIAKALGLNDKIVADSYMKNFKNGLEKR
- a CDS encoding RluA family pseudouridine synthase, translating into MKNANSSEKLIFTASEDMHGLRLDKALSLRQEIGTRSRAGHLIDSSLVTVNGKSAKSSLALKAGDRVEVAMPAPTPTELQPYDLKLDVLFEDQDLIVINKPAGLVVHPAAGHAHDTLVNALISHTDDLSMKFGEERPGIVHRLDKETSGVIVIAKNDSTHEALTAQFKERSTHRVYFAVCIGTARNFSGVFKSFLARHPIDRKRYASVPGPDRKPLQDKDHPPEIGKWAVTHYEVLNRKSGLSYLKLKLETGRTHQIRVHLSENGLSIAGDTLYGADKKIRSIEAKAVQEDVKKLPRFLLHAAELGFTHPRTQERMSFQQDWPEDIQALLKKWGLR
- the pgeF gene encoding peptidoglycan editing factor PgeF gives rise to the protein MNLTETAWGYELKTEEITILFGAMKAQTADLRKAFPDLKLTRLKQIHSDAILETHPLSPDYEILGDAHWTKAKNLALGVITADCVPVFLFDSKTKIIAGIHAGWRGVASKIIPKTIEKLSAQSSAPQDLQVFIGPHIQKNSFEIGIDVRDQILSSLGPLSPDERHEYFDDISKDKVLLDLHKVVLTQLNQSGVSPENTHSLYIDTVKDSRFHSYRRDKEKAGRQVSFICRTS
- a CDS encoding DNA-3-methyladenine glycosylase — its product is MILPQEFYFQDTKTVAKALLGKILHLKIGDHEQKARIVETEAYLGVDDPACHTFGGKNTSRVQSMYLDGGHSYVYLIYGMYHCLNVVTRTTEFPEAVLIRGVQPLEAIPHLMKKKDYKTNGPGKLCKYYGITKDHDGLRLWKKNSDLFIGEDEHEVKKSMIVSSPRIGVDYAGEAANWPLRYHLKNNLFVSRP
- the trhA gene encoding PAQR family membrane homeostasis protein TrhA, whose translation is MKDRIPRNLAAIRIEEGERLNTFTHAVAALFAILGSFMLLYLAASKQDTWRLFSFSIYAFTTVGLYLISTLYHAAPYSKKHFYRKLDYIGIYLKIAGNYTPYAILALRGNVGWMVLGVVWTLAIVGIMWEIYSPHKKRHLSFFIYGAMSVTVLPALKNLMDALPPLGFAMVLAGYASYAIGCYFFFNDERIKHGHGMWHVCVMAGTLFQFLCVLFYLT
- a CDS encoding tail fiber domain-containing protein, which gives rise to MLGRLKVPFILTFFSMLLSSCSDINPEVSCIASCNEAKTFEYSQHDGSLNFKGIFMQNSEVHLFEDGVEVPVQSTFGTNTLKIVPIANAPHQLKPSSIYKVLVMNANANGTSTFTLPASTSATTLSGDVTGDISNNSVQRIRGVPISATAPTSGGFLKYDGTSWSSSAISTADITGLSTSLNSLSTNISSKLSLSQFPSSCSANSTLTFSSPTGNFLCTNIAITDSQVTYSSQTARTFLAAPSTANGAPTFRVLTAADLPSGLTSSQWTTTGSNISYITGSVGIGTTNPSATLDVTGASAFAGRINSTPVSPNYTAEISVGFEDANKQGLRIISLGSASSNPFRSIIYGNSNGTPSAGGYIDFDTPTNTMRIRPSGSSGAISIVNSSDVERIRMMPAAPDNGEMMTVVGAIRSYAFNYSSDARYKRNISSVENSLDKLSMIRGVTYDWRQDEFPEKHFSTRRQIGLIAQEVEKQFPEAVSTDEKGYKSVGYATLVAPIIEALKELHSNKVEKVEFDKLKKENEELKARLDRLEKALDKKN
- a CDS encoding tail fiber domain-containing protein, which gives rise to MESFGTIKGRSCAGLAILLRMATALCILILLPLSAQSTPRTLSYQGRIIKTDGSPLRHSSVSFIFKILNPSGTCVIYREQISGLDMSNSNGLFDLAIGSGAVVYPTTGSFNILDAFNNSTASYSCEGGTNTYSPSAGDNRRLRVQFWDGLGWSALESDLVIRTVPYAAYANAAERLGTYLPSEFVLNSSVPSCAVGEYLSFNSGTWACVPLGSMGLGTVTSITVGTGLTGGTITTTGSIGLGTELAGVNALATTGFVSRTGPGAYSTSTSINLTSDVSGILPVANGGTGATTLAAALTNILPPQSGNSGRILQTDGTTATWVVPPATGITALTGEVTASGSGSVAATITDGAVTSAKILDGTIATADIGNGQVTDAKIASLSIDKITSGSGKYLSYLPNNAACADGEVLKWNNSNSRWICGTDNEGAGGITALSGDVSTTGSGAVTVTVDRVKNVPITLTSPATGQYLKYNSGSWVNSAIAISDITNLSTQLAAKIDSSQMPANCSAGQTLTFTSATGTWACSTISVSGSNFASATANYVLAAPNGSAGAPSFRALVAADLPNSGATAGTYTKVTVDAKGRVTTGASLASSDITTALGYTPVNKAGDTVTGALTVNSTLTAGAAIVMGGNTVIDSGGGWHRTYGNTGWYNGTHGGGIYMIDATYVRVYGSKVFHSDNTIQTGTAMYSPAYYYTSDRRLKENIETLKNPMEKTLQLRGVAFDWKSTKGHDIGFIAQEVEKVLPETVSEQKDEKLGTIKTVKYGNIVALAIEALKELWRDLRGVDSRVKSLEAKMSQVEEQNQLLIEQNQKLIERLEALEKRVPN